The Bos taurus isolate L1 Dominette 01449 registration number 42190680 breed Hereford chromosome 18, ARS-UCD2.0, whole genome shotgun sequence genome has a window encoding:
- the BOSTAUV1R417 gene encoding vomeronasal type-1 receptor 4 has product MPFSCVQKSRDIPVLLYMKSSSRDTQGPCRHHFVLPADFFIKYTDPLIIVSCHVKPWQFHKAHKESWLSMSQIYINHPALRHHCCHHLKGSILNNTTASSQLAIGIIFLLQTVLGIWGNISLLYRYLFLYHTQSRMRVTALICKHLAIANILVILSKGVPQTITTLRLKHFASDFACKLIWYVERVGRSMSIGTTCLLSVFQTITISPINSYWKNLKVKAPKYIAFSISFCWIQCMLVHLIFPLYALYVSDKRCSTNMRNTRGSAYCSDTDLENISGSIYVALIVFPEISFSVLIFWASGSMILTLYRHSQRVQYIHKAIVSPRSSAESRATQSILLLASTFMCFHTLSCIFNITLALYHNPDWWLVYTNSLISVCFPFISPFLLMSHDSIVSSLCFLYMKNSVLHNLIRKM; this is encoded by the coding sequence GTCGCCACCACTTCGTCCTTCCTGCTgactttttcataaaatatacGGATCCTCTCATCATCGTTTCCTGTCACGTGAAGCCTTGGCAATTTCACAAAGCACACAAGGAAAGTTGGCTGTCAATGTCACAGATTTATATAAACCATCCTGCTCTAAGGCATCACTGTTGCCATCATTTAAAGGGGAGTATCTTGAATAACACAACAGCCTCCAGCCAACTGGCCATAGGAATAATCTTCTTATTACAGACTGTGCTTGGAATCTGGGGCAATATCTCCCTTCTGTACCGTTACCTCTTTCTTTACCACACTCAGAGCAGGATGAGGGTCACAGCTTTGATTTGCAAGCACCTGGCTATTGCCAACATTTTGGTCATTCTCTCGAAAGGAGTCCCTCAGACAATTACAACTTTGAGGTTGAAACATTTTGCCAGTGATTTTGCCTGCAAACTTATTTGGTATGTTGAGAGAGTGGGCAGGAGTATGTCCATCGGCACCACTTGCCTCTTGAGTGTGTTTCAGACCATCACGATCAGCCCCATAAACTCCTATTGGAAGAATCTTAAAGTGAAAGCCCCAAAgtacattgccttctccatttccttctgctgGATCCAGTGCATGTTGGTACATCTCATTTTTCCTCTGTATGCATTATATGTTTCTGACAAAAGGTGCAGCACAAACATGAGAAATACAAGAGGTTCAGCGTACTGTTCTGACACAGATCTTGAGAACATCTCAGGCTCAATATATGTAGCTTTGATAGTGTTCCctgaaatttcattttctgtgctCATCTTCTGGGCCAGTGGCTCCATGATTCTCACCCTGTACAGACACAGTCAGCGAGTCCAGTATATTCACAAGGCTATTGTGTCTCCCAGATCCTCTGCTGAGTCCAGAGCCACCCAAAGCATCCTACTTTTGGCGAGCACCTTCATGTGTTTCCACACCCTGTCCTGCATCTTTAACATTACTCTTGCTCTTTACCATAATCCCGATTGGTGGTTGGTGTATACAAATAGCctgatttctgtgtgttttccCTTTATCAGCCCCTTTCTACTCATGAGCCATGACTCCATTGTATCCAGTCTCTGCTTTCTGTACATGAAGAACTCAGTATTGCATAATCTTATCAGAAAAATGTAa